One Caretta caretta isolate rCarCar2 chromosome 6, rCarCar1.hap1, whole genome shotgun sequence genomic region harbors:
- the SLC35C1 gene encoding GDP-fucose transporter 1 isoform X2: MALSGSSDSLLQQEEGGSSSRETPFLLKAVQIALVVSLYWFISITMVFLNKYLLDSPSLRLDTPLFVTFYQCAVTVFFCKALSLLASCCPLGYLDFPSIRMDLKASRSILPLSVVFISMITFNNLCLKYVGVAFYNVGRSLTTVFNVLLSYLLLKQSTSLYALITCGVIIGGFWLGIDQEGAEGTLSWVGVIFGILASLCVSLNAIYTKKVLPAVDGSIWRLTFYNNMNACVLFLPLMLLLGEFHTLYHFDKLGNPGFWGMMTLGGVLGFAIGYVTGLQIKFTSPLTHNVSGTAKACAQTVLAVCYYEETKSFLWWTSNMMVLGGSFAYTWVKGLEMKKAQEESTPKTGEKNETGV; encoded by the exons ATGGCTCTGAGCGGCTCCTCTGACtctctgctgcagcaggaggagggtggcagcagcagcagggagaccCCCTTCCTGTTGAAGGCTGTCCAGATCGCCTTGGTAGTCTCTCTCTACTGGTTCATCTCCATCACCATGGTCTTCCTCAACAAGTACCTCCTGGACAGCCCCTCGCTGCGCCTCGACACCCCACTCTTTGTCACCTTCTATCAGTGTGCTGTCACTGTCTTCTTCTGCAAGGCCCTCAGCCTGCTggcctcctgctgccccctgggCTACCTGGACTTCCCCTCCATCCGCATGGACCTCAAGGCGTCCCGCAGCATCCTCCCCCTCTCTGTGGTCTTCATCAGCATGATCACCTTCAACAACCTGTGCCTCAAATATGTTGGTGTGGCCTTCTACAACGTGGGGCGCTCGCTCACCACTGTCTTCAATGTCCTGCTCTCCTATCTGCTCCTCAAGCAAAGCACCTCTCTGTATGCCCTGATAACCTGTGGGGTCATTATAG GTGGGTTCTGGCTGGGAATAGACCAAGAGGGAGCAGAGGGCACTCTGTCATGGGTCGGCGTAATCTTTGGGATCCTGGCAAGTCTCTGTGTCTCACTCAATGCCATCTACACCAAGAAAGTGCTGCCCGCCGTGGATGGCAGCATCTGGCGCCTGACCTTCTACAACAATATGAATGCTTGTGTTCTATTCTTGCCCCTCATGCTGCTGCTTGGTGAGTTCCACACCCTCTACCATTTTGACAAGCTGGGGAACCCTGGTTTCTGGGGCATGATGACCCTGGGAGGAGTGCTCGGCTTTGCAATCGGTTACGTGACGGGACTCCAGATCAAGTTCACCAGCCCACTCACCCACAATGTGTCTGGGACGGCCAAGGCCTGTGCCCAGACAGTGCTGGCTGTCTGCTACTATGAGGAGACCAAAAGCTTCCTGTGGTGGACGAGCAACATGATGGTTTTGGGAGGCTCCTTTGCCTACACGTGGGTGAAAGGGCTGGAGATGAAGAAGGCACAGGAGGAATCCACTCCAAAAACAGGCGAGAAAAATGAGACTGGCGTCTAG
- the SLC35C1 gene encoding GDP-fucose transporter 1 isoform X1, with product MNRTQLKRSGILRMALSGSSDSLLQQEEGGSSSRETPFLLKAVQIALVVSLYWFISITMVFLNKYLLDSPSLRLDTPLFVTFYQCAVTVFFCKALSLLASCCPLGYLDFPSIRMDLKASRSILPLSVVFISMITFNNLCLKYVGVAFYNVGRSLTTVFNVLLSYLLLKQSTSLYALITCGVIIGGFWLGIDQEGAEGTLSWVGVIFGILASLCVSLNAIYTKKVLPAVDGSIWRLTFYNNMNACVLFLPLMLLLGEFHTLYHFDKLGNPGFWGMMTLGGVLGFAIGYVTGLQIKFTSPLTHNVSGTAKACAQTVLAVCYYEETKSFLWWTSNMMVLGGSFAYTWVKGLEMKKAQEESTPKTGEKNETGV from the exons ATGAACAGGACGCAGCTAAAGCGCTCTGGGATCCTCAGGATGGCTCTGAGCGGCTCCTCTGACtctctgctgcagcaggaggagggtggcagcagcagcagggagaccCCCTTCCTGTTGAAGGCTGTCCAGATCGCCTTGGTAGTCTCTCTCTACTGGTTCATCTCCATCACCATGGTCTTCCTCAACAAGTACCTCCTGGACAGCCCCTCGCTGCGCCTCGACACCCCACTCTTTGTCACCTTCTATCAGTGTGCTGTCACTGTCTTCTTCTGCAAGGCCCTCAGCCTGCTggcctcctgctgccccctgggCTACCTGGACTTCCCCTCCATCCGCATGGACCTCAAGGCGTCCCGCAGCATCCTCCCCCTCTCTGTGGTCTTCATCAGCATGATCACCTTCAACAACCTGTGCCTCAAATATGTTGGTGTGGCCTTCTACAACGTGGGGCGCTCGCTCACCACTGTCTTCAATGTCCTGCTCTCCTATCTGCTCCTCAAGCAAAGCACCTCTCTGTATGCCCTGATAACCTGTGGGGTCATTATAG GTGGGTTCTGGCTGGGAATAGACCAAGAGGGAGCAGAGGGCACTCTGTCATGGGTCGGCGTAATCTTTGGGATCCTGGCAAGTCTCTGTGTCTCACTCAATGCCATCTACACCAAGAAAGTGCTGCCCGCCGTGGATGGCAGCATCTGGCGCCTGACCTTCTACAACAATATGAATGCTTGTGTTCTATTCTTGCCCCTCATGCTGCTGCTTGGTGAGTTCCACACCCTCTACCATTTTGACAAGCTGGGGAACCCTGGTTTCTGGGGCATGATGACCCTGGGAGGAGTGCTCGGCTTTGCAATCGGTTACGTGACGGGACTCCAGATCAAGTTCACCAGCCCACTCACCCACAATGTGTCTGGGACGGCCAAGGCCTGTGCCCAGACAGTGCTGGCTGTCTGCTACTATGAGGAGACCAAAAGCTTCCTGTGGTGGACGAGCAACATGATGGTTTTGGGAGGCTCCTTTGCCTACACGTGGGTGAAAGGGCTGGAGATGAAGAAGGCACAGGAGGAATCCACTCCAAAAACAGGCGAGAAAAATGAGACTGGCGTCTAG